One Leptospira fletcheri genomic window carries:
- a CDS encoding MgtC/SapB family protein: MEAFHKINFASLIDTLISLGAAFVLGGLIGLERQYRQRTAGLRTNVLVAVGAAIFVDAANRLHGHEGAIHVIAYVVSGIGFLGAGVIMRGEGNVRGLNTAATLWTSAAVGACAGADLLLEAFLGSAFILATNTLLRPIVNRINRQPLDTRFVEVTNIVKIIAVRERHKEALEFLEQLLEAKGFPIRDLIIRPFGSDSVEIQAVLVSSSVESEELDSLIEHLSAQESIAQAFWTSAME, encoded by the coding sequence ATGGAAGCCTTTCATAAAATCAATTTCGCTTCTTTGATAGATACTCTCATAAGTCTCGGTGCCGCCTTCGTATTGGGGGGCTTGATCGGATTAGAGAGACAGTACCGACAACGCACAGCCGGCCTGAGAACGAACGTTCTTGTAGCAGTCGGAGCAGCCATCTTCGTGGACGCGGCGAATCGTCTCCACGGACACGAAGGAGCGATTCACGTCATCGCTTATGTGGTCTCGGGAATCGGCTTTTTGGGAGCCGGAGTAATCATGAGGGGAGAAGGAAACGTGCGCGGATTGAATACGGCCGCCACTCTATGGACCTCCGCTGCAGTCGGCGCCTGCGCCGGAGCGGATCTTCTGCTGGAAGCTTTTTTAGGTTCCGCATTCATTCTGGCGACCAACACTTTATTGCGCCCGATCGTAAACCGTATCAACCGCCAACCTCTGGACACACGATTTGTGGAAGTGACGAATATCGTAAAGATCATCGCCGTCCGGGAAAGACACAAGGAAGCCTTGGAATTTTTAGAACAACTTCTGGAGGCCAAAGGCTTTCCGATACGCGATCTGATCATACGCCCATTCGGGTCCGATTCCGTGGAAATCCAGGCCGTGCTCGTATCCAGTTCCGTCGAAAGCGAGGAGCTAGATTCGCTGATAGAACATCTTTCTGCCCAGGAAAGCATCGCCCAAGCGTTCTGGACGAGCGCGATGGAGTAA